In Clarias gariepinus isolate MV-2021 ecotype Netherlands chromosome 21, CGAR_prim_01v2, whole genome shotgun sequence, the sequence TCAACTacttgcactgtgggaggaagccagAATGACCTGAGGAAGCCTCCACGCACGgaaagaatatgcaaactccactcaCGCAGCCCACAGGTGAGattcgaacccccaaccctcaatgtgcgaggtgacagtgctataTACTTAGCCACCATACCACCTTATTTCCTagtattattttatgaattCTTAGAATTTCTGCACAGATAATATGATATCTTTTACCTGAAATCTTGGCTTTAGTGATGTCCTGAATGCCTGACGGAAAGGTTAACTCTCCGTGTTCTCCTCCTGACAGTGGTCCGTATTTGATGCGGTAGCTAGGAACGTTGGCTTGGCtgttcttccattccagtgtAATGCTGTCTTCTGTCTGATCTATCGCCCGCAGGTTTGATGGTGCGTCTAGGTCTGGAGCACATTCACATCGTGGCacattttaattctttattaacTCTTTATGGGTGGTAATGCTTCAAAGTCAAGTCATTAGTCAAAGTTGACTGTATTAGATTAGTAGTTCGGtccttattttaatattaaaagtagcTCATATGCAAAATGAAGGGATGCTCTTACCTGTGGTGAAGGTCTCAGCGACGGGTATACTGGTCATTTCCCCTCGGCGGGCCATGAGAGACACACTGTATTCCGTATCTGGGTAGAGTTCAGCAAGGTGGTACTGGGTGTCAACTGATGAAAGCTCTACTGTGTGGCTGTCTGATGAGCCGCTGGTGGGGACATAAGACATAGAGATGCTATCCACATGAGCTATGGGCTGGAACCAGGTGATCAGTGCAGTAGTGTCTGAAACGTCACGGACATCCACCTGGCTAGGAGCATCGATCACTGCATGGAGGAGGCAGAAAAGAAGCAAAGAAGTTAAATGAATGAtctttggaatttttgtctctTTGAGTGAATATAAAGTCACTTTTATAtagtattactgtatgtatttctaTAATGAAGTGTGAAGCTCTTCACTTTTGGGGGTAAGGGGGATGGGGGAGGGGGTTGCTGTGGCTGGTGTTGGCCACATGAGGCAAAGTGGTAAAATGTGAAATGTCACTTTTTCCTTGAGCTGTAGATAAAACGGAAAATTTGCATTTGAGTTTGGAGCTTGTGGGTAAGCAAAGCTCTCATCCTCTCGAGGGAGGAACGCTTCTTGAGCAGCTTGAATAGAAGGAGGTGAAACCTTCCTTTCAAAAATCAGTGCTTCCTCTCTGGGCAGTTCCTTATTGGCACATATCTCTGAAATTGAGTGAGAGACACACTGGAAGATTTGTTCAGCTGCTATCATATGAGCACACAGTAGCCTTCTTTATTATAGCCTATGAATGGACCCTACtgttgtatttaattaattgtgtTCCTGCAGGCTCTTGTTTTTCTTAGGCACTTTCCTGAAATTTTATCCTGAAATAATATGCTACAAAAGGTTTACTGGTTGGTAGCAGTGACATTAAACGGATCACCCCAATGCAAGCATAGCATATTACCACCTAAGTATAAACCAGAAGTAGGAAAGAGAGGTTTTCCAGCCATGCTTAAGTCATTAAGGTTTATGGCAGATCCTGTGCCAGATTGGCTGgaggactttaaaaaaaacaacatttattactTAATTGAAAAACAATTGCACTACAATTCTGATCATCCTGTGGTAATTTATAGGATGACATAAATGCCTGTATAGTCTGTACCAAGAACACTGGGCATGAGATTGGAATATACACTGGATGTGTTGCCAGCCCATTTCAGGGCaccataaacacctttttattCACACGCATTCACACCCAGGGGCAATTAACAGAACCAGTCCACCTACATGAAACTTTTTGAATATAAGGTAAGGTAAAATAAGGTCAGCAACAGGAatttttgtttagaatttttgtTTTAGTACACTTGCATGTTAGACACAGCAACACTCAACACAACATGGCAAtaacaggggtagctcagtggttaatgcattggactacggtttggaagattccaggttcaaaccccacaaccaccaagttgccactgttgggcccttgagcaaggcccttaaccctcaactgctcagatgtataatgagataaaaatgtaagttgctctggataagagcgtctgccaattGTCTAAATGTAACAAGGCAAATACTAGAAATACATACAAATTAATATTCAATTAAAACCAAACGTACATAATTGAAGTGCCAGTGGTTTGATATTCAACAGTCTAATAGCTTTAGAGAATGTGTTTCTTTTAACTTTGTAGGAGGAAGTTAGATATCCTAGAGGAAACTTGCAGTGTGAGGCAATGCTACCTTTCCCAATAAGTTACAGATTTTCAAtattctgaaataaaatgatttggAAACAAAACCAACATAAATTAAGAGCTGCTTACTTGTAACCACATTCGCATTTGCTGGGGGTCCATGAGTGTTGTTCTTCACCACCTCAAGTTTAACCTCATACTCCTGTCCAGGGCCCAGACCAGATTGTTCAAACGTGGTCTCGGGTGGAGACAAGGGATTCGAAATCTCCCCATTCTCTTCTTTCTGGAATTTCATAACACCACACAACCCATGTTAAATTGTGGCACATAATACTAATCATTTCATGCTGTCAAAGCTTGTCAAGTGAATAATGAAGACAATCTTTACTTCATTTCGTAAtacgtacagtatgtggatTCTACGAAGCATTGTCCTGAAAGTAGTACAATGCATCTTTGTAGTACTAGATGCCAAATCCTTGCTCTATTTATGTGcaattttaacaaaaagaaaCCACAAATGGCACCATGGATATGACTCCAGGCTTTGTGGACTCAACAGTCCCATAAAATGCAGAGAAATTAGAGAGATCTTGAAAGTAAACACTTGGGACTTTCAATCGCATCCACTTGGATGTGAGTGCTGCACTTCAAAGTGAAGGGCTTGTTTGGCATGGACAGCCTCAAACTTGATGTATGAATAAAGCTGCCAAGTCTGAAAGAATAGCGTATAGGAAGACATGGTTAGCATGTCCTGACAGGAGCTATTTTTCTGAGTTTGCCTAAGCCCTTGAAAAAGAAAGGCATTGTGAAAACAGGGTAGTCCTGTTGCACATGGTCACCAGAGTCGCCGCCAGAAGCTTCTTAGGAGGTTTTGTGGAACAAAACCCTAGACTTTCAGACAGCAGCCTTTGCATATTGGCACCAAATAACTATTTTCCACAGGATACTCATACAGTTTCCCATCTTGAACACTTACTGGCAGGGCCCTTAATAAATGTGGTATTCCTACCACAGATTTCAGGGAAATGCTACCAAAACCATCATGCTGACATGGTTTGTGGCATACAAGAAGATGCAATGTACTCACTGTGTTTCTGAAGATGAGGTTCCACCCATCAAAGGGGACATTAAGAGGATCCCACTGAACTTCTACTGATGTCTCTCTCACGGTTTTAAACTTAAGGCCTTCAGGCTGCGGAAGATCTACCCATGTGTTCAAAGAAAGGAGGCACATGTtaggtttctttctattcttTCTCAAGATGGTACAGCAGTTCCTAAATTATTTTCCAGCTTTTAAAGACCAGTAACTGAAGACTCACGTGTTGCTACTCTGGCGCTTACAGGAATGCTCATCTTATTATTTAGAACAGCATAGACACTGATTAAGTATTCCACACCAGGCTCAAGCTCCTTAATAGTAGCAGAACGTTTTTCACCAGGTACTCTCATATCTAGCTCCAGACCACCAGGAGCAGTAGGCATGTAGGTGATTAGGTACTCGGTCACCTGCACCTCATTGACCCAGGTCAGATCCACTGTCTCTGGGGTGACTTGAGTCACAACCAAGTCCGTTGGTGGGGAAACTGTGAATGGAGTGAACATAATGAAACATTTATGGGCTAAGCATTTAATGTGAGtttgtatttgtaaaaaaaaaataataataataaagtgactTACTTTCAGAGCAGTCTTCACCAGTGAATCCCAACTCACAGATACACATGCCATTCAAGCAGCGGCCTTTCTCATTGCAGTTTCCTGGGCAAGTCATCTCTGAGCAGTCGACACCAGTGTAACCTTCATAGCACATACACTCTCCATTGTCACAATACCCACGATCTAGGCAGTTGTTGGGACATGTTTTTTCACCGCAGTCTTCCCCAGTGAACCCTTCACTGCACACACATTGACCATTCACACAGAGTCCTCGGTTGTGACAGTTGTTAAGACATGTCAACTCACTGCAGTCTTCCCCAGTGAATCCTTCTTTGCACACACATTGACCATTTACACAGCGTCCACGATTGTGACAGTTGTTGGGACATGTTTTTTCACTGCAGTCTTCCCCAGTGAATCCATCACTGCACACACATTGACCATTCACACAGAGTCCTTGGTCATGACAGTTGTTGGGACATGTTTTTTCACTGCAGTCTTCCCCAGTGAATCcatcactgcacacacacaggccattCACACAGAGTCCTTGGTCATGACAGTTGTTGGGACATGTTTTTTCACTGCAGTCTTCCCCAGTAAATCCTTCATTGCACACACATTGGCCATTCACACAGCGTCCCTGATTGTGACAGTTGTTAAGACATGTCAACTCACCGCAGTCTTCCCCAGTGAATCCTTCATTGCACACACATTGGCCATTCACACAGCGTCCACGATTGTGACAGTTGTTGGGACATGTTTTTTCACTGCAGTCTTCCCCAGTAAATCCTtcattgcacacacacaggccattCACACAGAGTCCTTGGTCATGACAGTTGTTGGGACATGTTTTCTCACTGCAGTCTTCTCCAGTGAATCCCTCATTGCACACACATTGGCCATTCACACAGCGTCCCTGATTGTGACAATTGTTAAGACATGTCAACTCACCGCAGTCTTCCCCAGTGAATCCCTCATTGCACACACAATGACCATTCACACAGCGTCCTCGGTTGTGACAGTTGTTGGGACATGTTTTCTCACTGCAGTCTTCCCCAGTGAATCCCTCATTGCACACACATTGGCCATTCACACAGAGTCCTCGGTTGTGACAGTTGTTGGGACATGTTTTCTCACTGCAGTCTTCCCCAGTGAATCCTTCACTGCACACACATTGGCCATTCACACAGAGTCCTCGGTTGTGACAGTTGTTGGGACATGTTTTCTCACTGCAGTCTTCCCCAGTGAATCCTTCACTGCACACACATTGGCCATTCACACAGCGTCCCTGATTGTGACAGTTGTTGGGACACGTTAACTCACTGCAGTCTCTACCGGTGAAGCCAACGTGACAGACACATATGCCATCCACACACTCACCATGGTCATGGCAGTCATTGGGGCAGGTCTTGATGCTACAGTCCTCTCCTGTAAAGCCTTGCttgcaaatgcattttcccTCAATGCAGCGTCCACGGTTATGACAGTCGTTAGGACAGGAGAGCTCAGAGCAATCATCACCCTCGTATCCAGGATCACAAATGCATTGCCCGTTTAGGCATGTTCCCCTGTCATTACAATTGTCAGGGCAGGAGAGGATGCTACAGTCCTCACCTTGGAATCCAGGATCACAGATACATCTCCCATTGAAACAGTGGCCTTTTTTACTGCAGTCCTTTGGACATGTATGTATAGAGCAGTCTTCTCCGCTAAAACCAAAATTGCAGACACATTGCCCATTAACACAAATACCTTTATTGTTACAATTATCTGGGCAGGTGAGCTCACCACAGTCCTCGCCTGTGAAGCCCACATCACAGTAGCAGGTCCCATTGATGCAACGACCACGGTCAAAACAGTCATTGGGACATATAAGTTCTGAGCAGTCAAAGCCTGTCCAAGGCTCATTGCACAAGCACTCACCATCCACACAGCGCCCCCTACCCAGGCAGTTGTTTAAGCAGTCGGTCATGGAGCAGTCCTCACCCATGTAACCTTCCGCACATACGCAAGCCCCATCAATGCACTGGCCATATTCACCGCAATCCACCGGACACAGCTCAATTCCGCAGTCCTCTCCCCCAAAGCCCTCAAAACAGATGCACTTCCCATTCACACATCGACCTTGATCTTGGCAGAAACCAGGGCATTCTGACTCTGAGCAGTTGGGCCCTTTCCAGCCAGgctcgcacacacacccacaggtTTCAGTACTATAGTTGCCACGACCACTGCAATATGGCTTGGTAGTGAGCTCACCTAGAAACACAAGGCAATCCTAAGGTCATAAAATCACAACCATAAACTTTAAAATGACAGAGGATTTTAATCCAATCATACTCACCTGTAACTTGAGCTCCACAGCAGCCTGCCCCACTGGTACACTGCTCCCTCAGACTGGACACTTCAGCTTCCAGCATCTCCAGCCTGTTTAGGAGATCTTTAAGGTCTGGCATGTGGTTATCACACCCACACGCCTGCTTGGGTATGTTAATTCTGTGCGTGAACACTATCTGGTTTTCTCCATCCACAGTGTGCTCAATGTGCTGCTCAGATGGAAGAGGCTTGGGTTTCATTGCCGCACCCCCAGGCGAATCTAGGTCCACAGAGCACAACGATCCAGTAGGGACATTGATGTTGTACACATGGTTAAAGACCACTGGTTGGTCTGGATTAGGTAGGGTCATGTTCTCGGGTTTGGGTGATGTTAAAGACTCTCGTCTGTGCCTGATC encodes:
- the tncb gene encoding tenascin isoform X1, whose product is MGMRGLLLACVTMAIILDLSMAGLLRKVIRHRRESLTSPKPENMTLPNPDQPVVFNHVYNINVPTGSLCSVDLDSPGGAAMKPKPLPSEQHIEHTVDGENQIVFTHRINIPKQACGCDNHMPDLKDLLNRLEMLEAEVSSLREQCTSGAGCCGAQVTGELTTKPYCSGRGNYSTETCGCVCEPGWKGPNCSESECPGFCQDQGRCVNGKCICFEGFGGEDCGIELCPVDCGEYGQCIDGACVCAEGYMGEDCSMTDCLNNCLGRGRCVDGECLCNEPWTGFDCSELICPNDCFDRGRCINGTCYCDVGFTGEDCGELTCPDNCNNKGICVNGQCVCNFGFSGEDCSIHTCPKDCSKKGHCFNGRCICDPGFQGEDCSILSCPDNCNDRGTCLNGQCICDPGYEGDDCSELSCPNDCHNRGRCIEGKCICKQGFTGEDCSIKTCPNDCHDHGECVDGICVCHVGFTGRDCSELTCPNNCHNQGRCVNGQCVCSEGFTGEDCSEKTCPNNCHNRGLCVNGQCVCSEGFTGEDCSEKTCPNNCHNRGLCVNGQCVCNEGFTGEDCSEKTCPNNCHNRGRCVNGHCVCNEGFTGEDCGELTCLNNCHNQGRCVNGQCVCNEGFTGEDCSEKTCPNNCHDQGLCVNGLCVCNEGFTGEDCSEKTCPNNCHNRGRCVNGQCVCNEGFTGEDCGELTCLNNCHNQGRCVNGQCVCNEGFTGEDCSEKTCPNNCHDQGLCVNGLCVCSDGFTGEDCSEKTCPNNCHDQGLCVNGQCVCSDGFTGEDCSEKTCPNNCHNRGRCVNGQCVCKEGFTGEDCSELTCLNNCHNRGLCVNGQCVCSEGFTGEDCGEKTCPNNCLDRGYCDNGECMCYEGYTGVDCSEMTCPGNCNEKGRCLNGMCICELGFTGEDCSEISPPTDLVVTQVTPETVDLTWVNEVQVTEYLITYMPTAPGGLELDMRVPGEKRSATIKELEPGVEYLISVYAVLNNKMSIPVSARVATHLPQPEGLKFKTVRETSVEVQWDPLNVPFDGWNLIFRNTKEENGEISNPLSPPETTFEQSGLGPGQEYEVKLEVVKNNTHGPPANANVVTMIDAPSQVDVRDVSDTTALITWFQPIAHVDSISMSYVPTSGSSDSHTVELSSVDTQYHLAELYPDTEYSVSLMARRGEMTSIPVAETFTTDLDAPSNLRAIDQTEDSITLEWKNSQANVPSYRIKYGPLSGGEHGELTFPSGIQDITKAKISGLRPGTEYGMGVTAIKDEKESAPTTTNAVTDLDAPKDLEVSETSETTMVLIWRRPVAKIDVYKLVLVSADGHRAEFEVPDSVSTYMLRNLNPGMLYTITLTAERGRKKSMPASIQASTDNEKPLLGNITISAVSWDGFNISWELKRGDLEGFLIEVADPAGLSKGQNHTLSGLEHNLAITDLSPSTFYRVTLYGQYKGGLLEPVFGEALTEAEPELEHLFVTNNKPDGFTLQWTAPEEIFEMFMIQITDGSGKERQMSVSGDKRTEVISGLDEATEYKIKLFGTIAGRNFKPISGKALTGLGKLKGVRFSDVTDTSATVHWTVPHYRVDSYRVTYVPIHGGTPLTVTVDGSASHTVLPNLTPAMTYRVNVVSVKGLEESEPSSDTFTTGLGKPKGIRLSDITDTSANVHWTVPHYHVDSYRVTYAPVHEGTPITVTVGGGESQTVLHNLTPGVTYGVSVISVKGLEESEPASESFKTGLSKPKGIRFSDITDSSANVHWTVPRYHIDSYKVTYAPAHGGSSITVSVDGSESHTLLPNLTPAVTYDVSVISVKGLEESEPALDSFTTGLGTPKGIRFSDVTDTSATVHWTIPRYRVDSYRVTYVPIHGGRPMMITVDGGQSQTLLPNLTPGVTYQVSVISVKGREESEPASDTVTTALDKPHGLVAVNITDTTALLHWQPTIATVDGYVIIYSAESIPPITERVSGNIVEFEMSSLYPGTEYTAKVYAVKEAAKSAATTTQFTTDVDSPQDLEASNIQTESATLTWRAPQAQITGYILTYESADGIVREVILSPTSTSYNMNQLSASTEYTARLQAISGPLRSHIISTVFTTIGILYRHPKDCSQALLNGDTTSGLYTIYMRGDESQPLQVYCDMTTDGGGWIVFVRRQSGKVDFFRNWRNYTAGFGDMNDEFWLGLSNLHKITSLGQYELRVDLSDKGEHAYAQYDKFSVSEPRSRYKVHVGGYSGTAGDSMTYHNGRPFSTYDHDNDIAVTNCALSYKGAFWYKNCHRVNIMGRYGDNSHSKGVNWFHWKGHEHSIEFAEMKIRPSNFRNFEGRRKRS
- the tncb gene encoding tenascin isoform X2 translates to MGMRGLLLACVTMAIILDLSMAGLLRKVIRHRRESLTSPKPENMTLPNPDQPVVFNHVYNINVPTGSLCSVDLDSPGGAAMKPKPLPSEQHIEHTVDGENQIVFTHRINIPKQACGCDNHMPDLKDLLNRLEMLEAEVSSLREQCTSGAGCCGAQVTGELTTKPYCSGRGNYSTETCGCVCEPGWKGPNCSESECPGFCQDQGRCVNGKCICFEGFGGEDCGIELCPVDCGEYGQCIDGACVCAEGYMGEDCSMTDCLNNCLGRGRCVDGECLCNEPWTGFDCSELICPNDCFDRGRCINGTCYCDVGFTGEDCGELTCPDNCNNKGICVNGQCVCNFGFSGEDCSIHTCPKDCSKKGHCFNGRCICDPGFQGEDCSILSCPDNCNDRGTCLNGQCICDPGYEGDDCSELSCPNDCHNRGRCIEGKCICKQGFTGEDCSIKTCPNDCHDHGECVDGICVCHVGFTGRDCSELTCPNNCHNQGRCVNGQCVCSEGFTGEDCSEKTCPNNCHNRGLCVNGQCVCSEGFTGEDCSEKTCPNNCHNRGLCVNGQCVCNEGFTGEDCSEKTCPNNCHNRGRCVNGHCVCNEGFTGEDCGELTCLNNCHNQGRCVNGQCVCNEGFTGEDCSEKTCPNNCHDQGLCVNGLCVCNEGFTGEDCSEKTCPNNCHNRGRCVNGQCVCNEGFTGEDCGELTCLNNCHNQGRCVNGQCVCNEGFTGEDCSEKTCPNNCHDQGLCVNGLCVCSDGFTGEDCSEKTCPNNCHDQGLCVNGQCVCSDGFTGEDCSEKTCPNNCHNRGRCVNGQCVCKEGFTGEDCSELTCLNNCHNRGLCVNGQCVCSEGFTGEDCGEKTCPNNCLDRGYCDNGECMCYEGYTGVDCSEMTCPGNCNEKGRCLNGMCICELGFTGEDCSEISPPTDLVVTQVTPETVDLTWVNEVQVTEYLITYMPTAPGGLELDMRVPGEKRSATIKELEPGVEYLISVYAVLNNKMSIPVSARVATHLPQPEGLKFKTVRETSVEVQWDPLNVPFDGWNLIFRNTKEENGEISNPLSPPETTFEQSGLGPGQEYEVKLEVVKNNTHGPPANANVVTMIDAPSQVDVRDVSDTTALITWFQPIAHVDSISMSYVPTSGSSDSHTVELSSVDTQYHLAELYPDTEYSVSLMARRGEMTSIPVAETFTTDLDAPSNLRAIDQTEDSITLEWKNSQANVPSYRIKYGPLSGGEHGELTFPSGIQDITKAKISGLRPGTEYGMGVTAIKDEKESAPTTTNAVTDLDAPKDLEVSETSETTMVLIWRRPVAKIDVYKLVLVSADGHRAEFEVPDSVSTYMLRNLNPGMLYTITLTAERGRKKSMPASIQASTGLGKLKGVRFSDVTDTSATVHWTVPHYRVDSYRVTYVPIHGGTPLTVTVDGSASHTVLPNLTPAMTYRVNVVSVKGLEESEPSSDTFTTGLGKPKGIRLSDITDTSANVHWTVPHYHVDSYRVTYAPVHEGTPITVTVGGGESQTVLHNLTPGVTYGVSVISVKGLEESEPASESFKTGLSKPKGIRFSDITDSSANVHWTVPRYHIDSYKVTYAPAHGGSSITVSVDGSESHTLLPNLTPAVTYDVSVISVKGLEESEPALDSFTTGLGTPKGIRFSDVTDTSATVHWTIPRYRVDSYRVTYVPIHGGRPMMITVDGGQSQTLLPNLTPGVTYQVSVISVKGREESEPASDTVTTALDKPHGLVAVNITDTTALLHWQPTIATVDGYVIIYSAESIPPITERVSGNIVEFEMSSLYPGTEYTAKVYAVKEAAKSAATTTQFTTDVDSPQDLEASNIQTESATLTWRAPQAQITGYILTYESADGIVREVILSPTSTSYNMNQLSASTEYTARLQAISGPLRSHIISTVFTTIGILYRHPKDCSQALLNGDTTSGLYTIYMRGDESQPLQVYCDMTTDGGGWIVFVRRQSGKVDFFRNWRNYTAGFGDMNDEFWLGLSNLHKITSLGQYELRVDLSDKGEHAYAQYDKFSVSEPRSRYKVHVGGYSGTAGDSMTYHNGRPFSTYDHDNDIAVTNCALSYKGAFWYKNCHRVNIMGRYGDNSHSKGVNWFHWKGHEHSIEFAEMKIRPSNFRNFEGRRKRS